A stretch of Capricornis sumatraensis isolate serow.1 chromosome 10, serow.2, whole genome shotgun sequence DNA encodes these proteins:
- the UCN2 gene encoding urocortin-2, translating to MTRWALLTLMVLTLGRTLLVPATPTPGFQLLPQNFPQATACPVTSESPSASTMVPSTASGRTSPDPHPGPRIALSLDVPLGLLQILLEQARARAVREQAAANARILAQVGRR from the coding sequence ATGACCAGGTGGGCTCTGCTCACGCTGATGGTCCTGACATTGGGCAGGACCCTGCTTGTCCCagcaacccccaccccaggcttccaGCTCCTCCCTCAGAACTTTCCCCAGGCCACTGCCTGCCCCGTGACCTCGGAGAGCCCCTCAGCCAGCACCATGGTACCCTCCACTGCTTCGGGCCGCACCAGCCCTgacccccaccctggcccccgCATCGCCCTCTCGCTGGACGTCCCCCTTGGCCTCCTGCAGATCTTACTGGAGCAGGCCCGGGCCAGGGCTGTGAGGGAGCAGGCTGCTGCCAATGCCCGCATCCTGGCCCAGGTCGGCCGCCGCTGA